Part of the Woronichinia naegeliana WA131 genome, TGGGCAAAAATTATCTAGTCACTATTCAGGAAGAACCTTGGCGCGACCCTTTTGAGCCAGTTCGACAACGACTTCATCAAAATATTGGTTTTATTCGTCACTTAGGAAGTGATTATCTCTGTTATTCTCTCACCGATGCCATTATTGATAACTTCTTTCCGGTGCTAGAAATCTACGGCGATCGCCTAGAAGACCTAGAAGAAGAAGCCATTAGTCATCCTAACTATCGTACCCTGGCTAAAATTTATCAAATGCGGCGAGAATTGTTAGCTTTTCGTCGAGTCATTTGGCCCCAACGGGAAATTTTTAATACTTTAATTCGGGACGGGGATAACTATATCAGCCCTAATGTGCGTAATTATTTTCGGGATTGCTACGATCATACGATCCAAATTATTGATGTGATTGAAACCTATCGAGAATTAGCCTCTGGTTTAACAGATGTTTATCTGTCCGCAATGGGTCATAAAATGAATGAGATTATGAAGTTTTTAACCATTATTTCTACCATTTTTATTCCTCTTACTTTCATTGCAGGGATCTACGGCATGAACTTTAATACCGAGAAATCTCCCTATAATATGCCGGAATTAAATTGGCGTTGGGGTTATGTTGCTTGCCTATCCGTCATGGTGATCATTACTATCTTTCAACTGTACTTTTTCTGGCAAAAAGGCTGGTTCAAAAAAAGCTTGTTAGAAAAAAACAAATAAAGTAGGAGAAAGAACTTTAAGGGCAAAACAGATCATCTTCGTCATCTAGCTGAACATCCCATTTCGCTGACAAAACCTGAGTTACCATCGCTTCTAGGTTGGTCATCTCCAAGGAACTTCCCTGACTGAGTATCTGGTTAGGGCTAGAAATCGGTAATAAACGGAGTTGGCGATTTTCTTGCACGAGATCAATAATGGCTTGAGTTTCTTCTCTGCTAATTCTCAAGTAGTCAAAACTGGAAATATTAATATAAAGTGATTGATTGGTAACAATCGTTGCCTGGCAGTTATCCGCAAAAACTTCTAGTAGCCAACCTTCCCCTTCACTTTGTAAATCCCCATCTAGGGTATAAATATAGTGAACTTGTTCAAGATCATCTAGTAAACGAAGCATATCCTCTTTATTGACAATGATACCTGTATCAACAATACAAGGAGCGGGTAAAGTGGGGAGAGATTGGTCGTAGTTCATGGAAACTTCCAAATTATGGTTTCGACATGGGACAGATTGGCTAAAATACTTACGATGGTAAAACAATCTCTTGGCACCTTGGCAACCCAGGGATCGCTCTCCGTTTTTATCTTAACGCAATAAGTCCTAACGGTTTTTAAAAATTTAACAAAGTGTTCAATTGTTAGGGCGTGTCATCAATTCAGCAATTCCAAATCCAGAATGTAGTTCAAGATACAAAAGTCTTGAAGTGCTT contains:
- the corA gene encoding magnesium/cobalt transporter CorA, which gives rise to MSSPSQDPSSAQHKEQDLFDYYYHAPGSMPGTLKIQSDATPTGITLIDYTAETLTSSCFLDPEECRPYLDEKSVSWIDVQGLGSESTLRKLGEIFSLPPLILEDVVNVPQRPKLEYHPDFLLITTQMIMPKKGHGFWIEQVSFILGKNYLVTIQEEPWRDPFEPVRQRLHQNIGFIRHLGSDYLCYSLTDAIIDNFFPVLEIYGDRLEDLEEEAISHPNYRTLAKIYQMRRELLAFRRVIWPQREIFNTLIRDGDNYISPNVRNYFRDCYDHTIQIIDVIETYRELASGLTDVYLSAMGHKMNEIMKFLTIISTIFIPLTFIAGIYGMNFNTEKSPYNMPELNWRWGYVACLSVMVIITIFQLYFFWQKGWFKKSLLEKNK